CGGCGTCGGCGGCGCGCTGCGCCTGGCCGCCGACCTGTGGCTGCTGGCCCACGGCGCCGACCTCACGCGTGCCGCGACGGACGGCGGGCCGCCGGCCCCCGTCGGTGTCACGCCGCTGCTGCTCACCGTGCTGCCGCTGTGGCTGCTGCGCCGCGCGGTCGGCGTGTGCGACTGGTCGCCGCAGCCGGGCCAGGGCGCGCTCGCCGCGCTGTGGATCTCCTGCGGCTACCTCGCCGTCGCCGCGGCGGTCGTCCCGCACACCGCGCCCGCCGCCCTCTCCGCCGACCCGCTCAGCGCGCTCGCCCACCTGCCGCTGTTCGCGCTCGCCGTCACCCTCGCCGCCGCCTTCGCCATCAGCGGCCCGCCCCTCGCGGCGCCCGCCGACGGAACGGGCCCCTTCGACGGGCGCCGCCTCGTGGCCGCCGGGCGCATCGCGCTGACCGGCCTCGGCGCCTGCTGCGCCGCGGGGGCGCTGCTGTTCCTCCTCGGGTTCGCGCAGGGAGCCCACCGCGCGCAGGACGCGCTGGGACAGCTGGGCCCCGACTGGGCCGGCCGCCTCGCGGTGCTGTGCCTCGCCGTCGCCCTGCTGCCCAACGCCGTCGTGTGGGCCACGGCCTGGGGGCTCGGCCCCGGTTTCACGCTCGGCGCGGGCAGCGCCGTCACCCCGGCGGCCGTCACCGGGACCGCCCCCGACCTGCCGCCGTTCCCGCTGCTCGCCGCGCTGCCGGCCGGCGCGGCCTGGCCGTGGGCCGCCGCGCTCGTCCCGGTGGCCGCCGCCACGTCGGTGGCGTGGGCCACCGCGCGCGCCGCGGTGCCCGACCGCGGCCGGCGCGCCACCGCAGCGGGCTGGGGCGGCACCGTCCTGACCGTGCTGCTCGCCGGCTGCGGCGCCGGCGCCGCGCTCGGCCTGCTCGCGGCGCTGGCCGGCGGGCCGCTCGGCACCGGCGCGCTCGCCGCGTTCGGTCCTGATCCGGTGCCGACGGCCCTGGCCGCCGCCGTCTGGACCGCCGTGCCCGCCGTGCCGCTCGCCCTCGCGCTGCGCCTGTGGCGGCTGCGCCGGACGCGCTGGGCCAGGGCCGGCGCGGGCCGCGCCGTGGCGCGCGCCGCGCGGCTGCGCCCCACACGCCGGCGCGAAGCGGCGCCGACCGGCGCGCGGCGCCGCTTCGCGCTCAGGCGCGGACGCCGCGGCCGGGCGCCCTCCGACGGCTGGCACACCACCGGTGCCCGCAGGACGCGCTGGGCGGCCCTCAAGAAGTCCTCGGGAACGCTCGTCCCCGAACTCCCCGACCCCGGGGACCCGGCGGGCCGCCCCGGCGCGTCCCGGCCGGCGGCCACCGACGAGCCCGCGCCCCGCCCCTGAACGGCGGCGGGCCCCGGCGGAACGGGGAAACGTTCCGCCGGGGCCCGCCGTTCAGGCGTACCGGCGCCTCAGTCCTGCTCGCCCAGTATCGAGCGGAGCTGGCTGGGCAGCAGCTCCTCGCACGTCTCGCGCGACGGGGTGGTCAGCGCGTCGCTCGTGCAGTCGAAGTAGTCCTTGTAGACCAGCTGAACGGTGTAGGTCGCCGCGACGATCATGAGCGCGGCCGAGGCCAGCACGATGCCCGACACCGCCGCCGCGAACTGCGGACGCGGCTCGCGCCCGCCCGGGCCCCGGCCGGCCCGGCCCCCGCCGCCCGGCGGCTCCGCCGCACCCGCACCCGCCGCGTCCGGCCGCCGCTCGCCGCCGTCCGCGGACTCCTTCGGCCCGCCGCGCAGCGCGCTGATGCCCCAGTACAGGGCGAGGGCGCCGAGCAGCAGCGCCAGCCACTCCCAGCCGAGCAGCCCGCCGAAGAGGCCCCACATGCCGGCGAGCACCGCGTACCGCGCGTGCCGCTGCGCCGGGTCGGACGGGTCCCACCTGGGGCCGCCGGGGCCCCCGGGTCTGCGCTCCTGGTCACCCGGCGGCTCGCCGAACCCGCCATTCTGCCGCTTCGGCTGACGCCGGCTCCACTGGCTGCCCCAGCGCTGCCGCTGGCCCTCGTCCCGGTCCCCTTCGCCCTGCCGGTCGTCGCCGTCCCGGCCCTCGGGCCGACGCGGTCGCCACGGCCTGTCCTGCTGTCCCTCGGGCGGCGGCGCGAAGGGATTGTCCTCCTCGCTATTCCGGTCCTGCTGGCCGGCAGCGCGACGTGGCTCCGTCATCGTTGTCGTCGAGTCTCCCTCTTAGGTGCCGGACCGCTCCGCAGGCGCCGGTGCCTTCGACCGTACCTGGCCCGGGCCCAACCGGGGCACGGGGGGCGTGGGGCGTACCGGTATCGTTGCGGCTCCCGGCCCCCTCCGAGAAAGACCCCGATCGTGGCTGCTGCCCCCGAGCGTACGTCTCCGGCGCGCGTCGTCGTCCTCGTCTCCGGCTCGGGCACCAATCTCCAGGCCCTCCTCGACGCGGCGGCGGAACGGGACCCGGCCGGCCGGCCCTACGGCGCCGAGGTGGTGGCCGTCGGGGCCGACCGGGACGGCATCGAGGGGCTGCGGCGCGCCGAGCGGGCCGGGGTGCCCACGTTCGTGACGCGCGTGCGCGACCACGCCACCCGCGCCGAGTGGGACCTGGCCCTGGCCGACGCGGTCGCCGCGCACCGGCCCGACCTGGTGGTGTCGGCCGGGTTCATGAAGATCGTGGGGGCCGCGTTCCTGTCCGCGTTCGGCGGACGGACCATCAACACCCACCCGGCGCTGCTGCCGAGCTTCCCCGGCGCGCACGGGGTGCGCGACGCCCTCGCGCACGGCGCGAAGGTCACCGGTTGCACGGTCCACTTCATGGACGCCGGCGTGGACTCAGGACCGATCATCGCCCAGGAGGCGGTGGCGATCCATGAGGAGGACGACGAGGAAACGCTGCACGAGCGCATCAAGGACGTCGAGCGGCGCCTCCTCGTCGACGTCGTGGGCCGCCTCGCCCGCGACGGATACAGGATCGAGGGACGGAAGGTGCATATCCCGTGACCGCGGAAGAGACGAGGCGGCCCATCCGCCGCGCGCTGGTCAGCGTCTACGACAAGACCGGCCTTGAGGAGCTGGCGGGAGGGCTCCACGCGGCCGGGGTGCGGATCGTGTCGACCGGCTCGACGGCGGCACGGATCGCCGCGGCCGGCGTGCCGGTCACGCCGGTGGAGGAGCTGACCGGCTTCCCCGAGTGCCTGGACGGCCGGGTCAAGACGCTGCACCCGCGCGTGCACGCCGGGCTCCTGGCCGACCAGCGGCTCGCGGGGCACCGGGAGCAGCTCGACGAGCTGGGCATCGAGCCGTTCGACCTGGTCGTCGGCAACCTCTACCCGTTCCGGCTGACCGTCGAGTCCGGCGCGTCGCCCGACGAGTGCGTGGAGCAGATCGACATCGGCGGCCCCGCGATGCTGCGCGCCGCCGCCAAGAACCACCCCTCGGTCGCGGTCGTCACCGACCCCGCGCGCTACCAGGACGTGCTGACCGCGGCGGCCGGCGGCGGCTTCACGCTGGAGGAGCGGCGGCGGCTGGCCGCGCAGGCGTTCGCCCACACCGCCTCCTACGACGCGGCGGTGGCCGCGTGGTTCGCCCGCCTGGACGCGCCCGCCCCGGCGGCGGACGAGCCGTTCGCGGAACGCGCCGACCTGGCGTTCTCGCTCGACCGCGTGCTGCGGTACGGGGAGAACCCGCACCAGGCCGCCGCGCTCTACGCCGACGGCTCGGGCACGGGCCTCGCGGCGGCCGAGCAGCTGCACGGCAAGGAGATGTCGTACAACAACTACGTGGACACCGAGGCGGCCCGCCGGGCGGCCTACGACCACGACGAGCCGTGCGTCGCGATCATCAAGCACAGCAACCCGTGCGGCATCGCGGTGGGCGAGGACGTCGCCGAGGCGCACCGCAAGGCGCACGCCTGCGACCCGCTGTCCGCCTTCGGCGGTGTCATCGCCGTGAACCGGCCGGTGTCGGTGGCCATGGCGGAGCAGGTCGCGGAGATCTTCACCGAGGTCATCGTGGCGCCCGCCTACGAGGACGGCGCGGTCGAGGCGCTGGCCCGCAAGAAGAACATCCGCGTGCTGCGCTGCCCCGGGGCGCCGGCCGCCGCCACCGAGTACCGGCCCGTCGACGGCGGCGCGCTC
Above is a genomic segment from Streptomyces marincola containing:
- the purH gene encoding bifunctional phosphoribosylaminoimidazolecarboxamide formyltransferase/IMP cyclohydrolase, which translates into the protein MTAEETRRPIRRALVSVYDKTGLEELAGGLHAAGVRIVSTGSTAARIAAAGVPVTPVEELTGFPECLDGRVKTLHPRVHAGLLADQRLAGHREQLDELGIEPFDLVVGNLYPFRLTVESGASPDECVEQIDIGGPAMLRAAAKNHPSVAVVTDPARYQDVLTAAAGGGFTLEERRRLAAQAFAHTASYDAAVAAWFARLDAPAPAADEPFAERADLAFSLDRVLRYGENPHQAAALYADGSGTGLAAAEQLHGKEMSYNNYVDTEAARRAAYDHDEPCVAIIKHSNPCGIAVGEDVAEAHRKAHACDPLSAFGGVIAVNRPVSVAMAEQVAEIFTEVIVAPAYEDGAVEALARKKNIRVLRCPGAPAAATEYRPVDGGALVQVADRLQAPGDDPAAWELVSGEPLPEAELAQLAFAWRACRAVKSNAILLAKDGATVGVGMGQVNRVDSARLAVQRAGEERAAGAYAASDAFFPFPDGLEVLTAAGVRAVVQPGGSVRDEQVIEAARAASVTMYLTGTRHFFH
- a CDS encoding cell division protein PerM, whose product is MRHVLRYLAPLGGARRRWFLEGMLAAGLGLAAIAVLVLLLWTLSSHPDSGVGGALRLAADLWLLAHGADLTRAATDGGPPAPVGVTPLLLTVLPLWLLRRAVGVCDWSPQPGQGALAALWISCGYLAVAAAVVPHTAPAALSADPLSALAHLPLFALAVTLAAAFAISGPPLAAPADGTGPFDGRRLVAAGRIALTGLGACCAAGALLFLLGFAQGAHRAQDALGQLGPDWAGRLAVLCLAVALLPNAVVWATAWGLGPGFTLGAGSAVTPAAVTGTAPDLPPFPLLAALPAGAAWPWAAALVPVAAATSVAWATARAAVPDRGRRATAAGWGGTVLTVLLAGCGAGAALGLLAALAGGPLGTGALAAFGPDPVPTALAAAVWTAVPAVPLALALRLWRLRRTRWARAGAGRAVARAARLRPTRRREAAPTGARRRFALRRGRRGRAPSDGWHTTGARRTRWAALKKSSGTLVPELPDPGDPAGRPGASRPAATDEPAPRP
- the purN gene encoding phosphoribosylglycinamide formyltransferase, with product MAAAPERTSPARVVVLVSGSGTNLQALLDAAAERDPAGRPYGAEVVAVGADRDGIEGLRRAERAGVPTFVTRVRDHATRAEWDLALADAVAAHRPDLVVSAGFMKIVGAAFLSAFGGRTINTHPALLPSFPGAHGVRDALAHGAKVTGCTVHFMDAGVDSGPIIAQEAVAIHEEDDEETLHERIKDVERRLLVDVVGRLARDGYRIEGRKVHIP